Proteins from a genomic interval of Aquabacterium sp. J223:
- a CDS encoding diguanylate cyclase domain-containing protein, translating into MPFPLPLLRRLGSRLMDDPRWTRRAVAVTAALGIVGVLASAALSIGQDHRREVTAVLTDSERAAAKLASRTEEVLQRVNQTSLLIKFLAERQRLPRLEELAAAGALTADAVQFAYVTDERGFVRDSTSEDVALNVADEEFFKRHRRDSEVDLLVGPPQRDAISGRVGVPVTRRLMRHGEFAGVVALFIEPSTLSLSFGRQERHGTAVGVLGADGIYRSRTLDGRATHGERVDLKLVLARAAEVKRSLQPVVSPIDGVARFVTAVPVPRYPLHVIVAHDSHQALVDYRRARDRTLLSAVAAVLGMAVGGWILADLLGRLTASRQRLRHSEASLRATLEGSVDAVAILQSVHDATGRLVDMRVLDCNRVAAQMLGWPPGELVGRRLSQLIPGLVAGDLMRDFERVARTRQPLQAERACTEGRHAGLWLHHQFIPLPDGVALVTRDITQQKAGEQRLADEVRQDPLTKLLNRRGFEEALQRFEAASAAGGLPFALLYLDLDGFKRVNDERGHDAGDAVLQGVAKRLRGALRDSDLVARLGGDEFAVLAPKATGEGLYLLCERILQRLSAPHALAGGPCSATPSIGCVLALPGEDGAALRQRADQVMYRAKRGGKARFIIDEGLGVERHSAPLPLMAPRAG; encoded by the coding sequence ATGCCGTTCCCCTTGCCCCTCCTGCGCCGCCTCGGCAGCCGCTTGATGGATGACCCGCGCTGGACGCGGCGCGCCGTCGCGGTGACGGCCGCCCTCGGCATCGTCGGGGTGTTGGCCTCCGCGGCGCTGTCCATCGGCCAGGACCACCGGCGCGAGGTCACGGCGGTGCTGACGGACAGCGAGCGGGCGGCGGCCAAGCTGGCCAGCCGGACCGAGGAGGTGCTGCAGCGGGTCAACCAGACGTCCCTGCTCATCAAGTTCCTGGCCGAGCGGCAGCGGTTGCCGCGCCTGGAGGAACTGGCCGCGGCCGGTGCGCTGACCGCCGACGCCGTTCAATTCGCCTACGTCACCGACGAACGCGGTTTCGTGCGCGACAGCACCTCCGAAGACGTGGCGCTGAACGTGGCCGACGAGGAGTTCTTCAAGCGGCACCGGCGCGATTCGGAGGTTGACCTCCTGGTCGGGCCGCCGCAGCGCGACGCCATCAGCGGCCGGGTGGGCGTGCCGGTGACCCGGCGGCTGATGCGCCACGGGGAGTTCGCCGGCGTGGTGGCGCTCTTCATCGAACCCTCGACGCTGTCGCTGTCCTTCGGCCGGCAGGAGCGCCACGGCACCGCGGTCGGTGTCCTCGGGGCCGACGGCATCTACCGTTCGCGCACCCTGGACGGCCGGGCCACTCATGGCGAGCGTGTGGATCTGAAGCTGGTTCTGGCGCGGGCGGCCGAGGTCAAGCGGTCGCTGCAGCCCGTCGTCAGCCCGATCGACGGCGTGGCGCGGTTCGTCACCGCGGTGCCGGTGCCGCGCTACCCCTTGCACGTGATCGTCGCCCATGACAGCCATCAGGCCTTGGTCGATTACCGGCGCGCCCGCGACCGCACGCTGCTGAGCGCCGTCGCGGCCGTGCTCGGCATGGCCGTGGGCGGCTGGATCCTCGCCGACCTGCTCGGCCGCCTCACCGCGTCGCGGCAGCGGCTGCGGCACTCCGAGGCGTCGCTGCGCGCCACGCTGGAGGGCAGCGTCGACGCGGTGGCCATCCTGCAATCGGTCCACGACGCCACCGGCCGCCTGGTCGACATGCGGGTGCTGGACTGCAACCGCGTGGCGGCGCAGATGCTGGGATGGCCGCCCGGGGAACTGGTCGGCCGGCGGCTGTCCCAACTCATCCCCGGCCTGGTGGCCGGCGACCTGATGCGCGACTTCGAGCGGGTGGCCCGCACGCGGCAGCCGCTGCAGGCCGAGAGGGCCTGCACCGAAGGCCGCCATGCCGGCCTCTGGCTGCACCACCAGTTCATCCCGCTGCCCGACGGCGTGGCGCTCGTCACCCGCGACATCACCCAGCAGAAGGCGGGCGAGCAGCGGCTGGCCGACGAGGTGCGCCAGGACCCGCTGACCAAGCTGCTGAACCGCCGCGGCTTCGAGGAGGCGCTGCAGCGCTTCGAGGCGGCGTCGGCGGCCGGCGGCCTGCCCTTCGCCCTGCTCTACCTGGACCTCGACGGCTTCAAGCGCGTCAACGACGAACGCGGCCACGACGCCGGCGACGCGGTGCTGCAGGGCGTGGCCAAGCGTCTGCGCGGCGCGCTGCGCGATTCCGACCTGGTGGCGCGGCTGGGCGGCGACGAGTTCGCCGTGCTGGCGCCGAAGGCGACGGGGGAGGGGCTCTACCTGCTGTGCGAGCGCATCCTGCAGCGGTTGTCGGCGCCGCATGCGCTGGCCGGTGGACCGTGCTCGGCCACGCCGAGCATCGGCTGCGTGCTGGCGCTGCCCGGCGAGGACGGCGCCGCGCTGCGCCAGCGCGCCGACCAGGTGATGTACCGCGCCAAGCGCGGCGGCAAGGCGCGCTTCATCATCGACGAGGGCCTGGGCGTGGAGCGGCACTCGGCGCCGCTGCCGCTGATGGCGCCGCGGGCCGGCTAG
- the bioF gene encoding 8-amino-7-oxononanoate synthase: MADLHTTFTPALADLDDRHLRRRRRVVAAGEGATLVVDGQPLLAFAGNDYLGLAHHPALRGAAAEAAALGAGATASALIAGQSPAHAALEADLAAFVGADAALLFHSGYAANTGVIPALVGPTDAVFSDALNHASLIDGVRLSGASRHVVPHQDLRALDAALAAASGARRRLVVCDAVYSMDGDVAPLPDLLTLCERHDAWLMVDDAHGFGVLGDRGAGTVEHFGVAGHPRLVHMATLGKAAGVAGAFVVGPRSLVEWLANRARTYVFATALPPMVVQSLRAALRLIDGEPQRRRHLQALIARFRAGAGGLPWPLLPSATAIQPLVVGGNAEVLALDAALRARGLWVPAIRPPTVPVGSARLRVSLSAAHTEADVDRLCAALRALAVSGILDG; encoded by the coding sequence ATGGCCGACCTGCACACCACCTTCACGCCGGCGCTGGCCGACCTCGACGACCGGCACCTGCGGCGCCGCCGCCGGGTGGTGGCCGCCGGCGAGGGCGCCACGCTGGTGGTCGACGGCCAGCCGCTGCTGGCCTTCGCTGGCAACGACTACCTCGGCCTGGCGCACCATCCGGCGCTGCGCGGGGCGGCGGCCGAGGCGGCCGCCCTCGGGGCCGGCGCCACCGCCTCGGCGCTCATCGCCGGCCAGTCGCCGGCGCACGCCGCGCTGGAGGCCGACCTGGCCGCCTTCGTGGGCGCCGACGCCGCGCTGCTCTTCCACAGCGGCTACGCCGCCAACACCGGCGTGATCCCGGCCTTGGTCGGGCCGACCGACGCGGTGTTCAGCGACGCGCTCAACCACGCCAGCCTGATCGACGGCGTGCGGCTGTCCGGTGCCTCGCGCCACGTGGTGCCGCACCAGGACCTGCGGGCGCTCGATGCCGCGCTGGCCGCCGCGTCCGGCGCGCGGCGCCGGCTCGTCGTCTGCGACGCCGTCTACAGCATGGACGGCGATGTCGCCCCGCTGCCCGACCTGCTGACGCTCTGCGAACGCCACGACGCCTGGCTGATGGTCGACGACGCGCACGGCTTCGGCGTGCTCGGCGACCGCGGCGCCGGCACGGTCGAGCACTTCGGCGTCGCCGGCCATCCGCGGCTGGTGCACATGGCCACCCTGGGCAAGGCGGCCGGTGTCGCCGGCGCCTTCGTCGTCGGGCCGCGGTCGCTGGTCGAGTGGCTGGCCAACCGGGCCCGCACGTACGTCTTCGCCACCGCGCTGCCGCCGATGGTGGTGCAGTCGCTTCGCGCCGCCCTGCGGCTCATCGACGGCGAGCCGCAGCGGCGGCGGCACCTGCAGGCGCTGATCGCGCGCTTCCGCGCCGGGGCCGGGGGCCTGCCCTGGCCGCTGCTGCCGTCGGCCACCGCCATCCAGCCGCTGGTCGTCGGCGGCAACGCCGAGGTGCTGGCGCTGGACGCGGCGCTGCGCGCCCGCGGCCTGTGGGTGCCGGCCATCCGACCGCCCACCGTGCCGGTGGGCAGCGCCCGGCTGCGGGTGTCGCTGTCGGCCGCGCACACCGAGGCCGACGTCGACCGGCTGTGCGCCGCCCTGCGGGCGCTGGCCGTGTCGGGAATTCTCGATGGCTGA
- the bioA gene encoding adenosylmethionine--8-amino-7-oxononanoate transaminase, translating into MKTLAERSRAAVWHPCTQMKRHEARPPLAIASAHGPWLVGTDGRRYVDGISSWWVNLFGHGHPRLAAALKDQLDRLDHVMLAGLTHAPVVELSERLAALTGLGHAFYASDGASATEIALKMSAHCWRNQGRPQKNGFIGLAGGYHGETVGALSVTDVPLFRDAYAPLLRRSAVVPSPDARGAAPGETAADVAHRAARALAAHLEQHHAHTAALILEPRVQCAAGFAVHDAAYLREVRALCDRFEVHLIADEIAVGFGRTGHLFAHQSAGIRPDFICLSKGLTGGLLPLSAVLTTDAVYAAFWDDDSALGFLHSHSYTGNPLACRAALAVLDEFASRDVLADNARLAARVSAALAPLLADERLAQPRHLGMLWAADARTDDPGFAQRFHHAALEQGLLLRPIGATLYWMPPYALDDEAIERLGAGSRAAFDAAWRGRPTAATPAVVVP; encoded by the coding sequence TTGAAGACGCTGGCCGAGCGCAGCCGCGCCGCCGTCTGGCACCCCTGCACGCAGATGAAGCGCCACGAGGCGCGGCCGCCGCTGGCCATCGCCAGCGCCCACGGCCCCTGGCTGGTCGGCACCGACGGGCGGCGCTACGTCGACGGCATCAGCTCCTGGTGGGTCAACCTCTTCGGCCACGGCCATCCGCGGCTCGCCGCCGCGCTGAAGGACCAGCTCGACCGGCTGGACCACGTGATGCTCGCCGGCCTGACCCATGCGCCGGTGGTCGAGCTGTCCGAACGTTTGGCCGCGCTCACCGGCCTCGGCCACGCCTTCTACGCCAGCGACGGCGCCTCGGCCACCGAGATCGCGCTGAAGATGAGCGCGCACTGCTGGCGCAACCAGGGCCGGCCGCAGAAGAACGGCTTCATCGGCCTGGCCGGCGGCTACCACGGCGAGACGGTCGGCGCGCTGTCGGTCACCGACGTGCCGCTGTTCCGCGACGCCTACGCGCCGCTGCTGAGGCGGTCGGCGGTGGTGCCGTCGCCCGACGCCCGCGGCGCCGCGCCCGGCGAGACCGCGGCCGACGTCGCCCACCGCGCGGCGCGGGCGCTGGCCGCGCACCTCGAACAGCACCACGCCCACACCGCGGCGCTGATCCTGGAGCCGCGCGTGCAGTGCGCCGCCGGCTTCGCGGTGCACGACGCGGCCTACCTGCGCGAGGTGCGCGCCCTGTGCGACCGCTTCGAGGTGCACCTCATCGCCGACGAGATCGCGGTCGGCTTCGGCCGCACCGGCCACCTCTTCGCCCACCAGTCGGCCGGCATTCGCCCGGACTTCATCTGCCTGTCCAAGGGGCTGACCGGCGGCCTGCTGCCGCTGTCGGCGGTGCTGACCACCGACGCGGTCTACGCCGCCTTCTGGGACGACGACAGCGCCCTCGGCTTCCTGCATTCGCATTCCTACACCGGCAACCCGCTGGCGTGCCGCGCCGCGCTGGCGGTGCTCGACGAGTTCGCCAGCCGCGACGTGCTGGCCGACAACGCCCGGCTGGCGGCCAGGGTGTCGGCCGCGCTGGCGCCGCTGCTGGCCGACGAGCGGCTGGCCCAGCCGCGCCACCTCGGCATGCTGTGGGCCGCCGACGCACGCACCGACGACCCCGGCTTCGCCCAGCGCTTCCACCACGCCGCGCTCGAGCAGGGCCTGCTGCTGCGGCCGATCGGCGCCACGCTGTACTGGATGCCGCCCTACGCGCTGGACGACGAGGCGATCGAGCGGCTGGGCGCGGGCAGCCGCGCCGCCTTCGACGCCGCCTGGCGCGGCCGGCCGACGGCGGCGACCCCGGCGGTGGTGGTGCCGTGA
- the hemA gene encoding glutamyl-tRNA reductase — protein MSVFALGLNHTTAPLDLRGRFAFTPAQLVPALQAFRERLQRAMPEAALLSTCNRTELYVAAEPAQVRELVQPSIDWLAEQGRLSGGQLLAHTYVREEREAARHAFRVAAGLDSMVLGEAQILGQMKQAVREADTAGTLGTTLHQLFQRSFSVAKEVRSSTEVGAHSISMAAAAVRLAGQLFEDLRELKVLFVGAGEMIELVATHFAAREPKAMAVANRTLERGEKLATRFGAQALRLADLTARLHEFDAIVSCTASSLPIIGLGAVERALKARKHRPMFMVDLAVPRDIEPEVGELSDVYLYTVDDLSALVQSAGEKRQAAVAQAEAIIETGVQGFAHWLDQRATVPLIRSLNTQAEAWRAAELARARRLLARGEDVEVVLDALARGLTQKMLHGALAELHGADPAQRRQTAQTVSRLFLRGSAQAALPPVDDTSPADPIGPFDGSER, from the coding sequence ATGAGCGTCTTCGCCCTCGGCCTGAACCACACCACCGCGCCGCTGGACCTGCGCGGCCGGTTCGCGTTCACGCCGGCGCAGCTGGTGCCGGCGCTGCAGGCCTTCCGCGAGCGGCTGCAGCGCGCCATGCCGGAGGCGGCGCTGCTGTCCACCTGCAACCGCACCGAGCTCTACGTCGCCGCCGAACCGGCGCAGGTGCGCGAGCTGGTGCAGCCGTCGATCGACTGGCTGGCCGAGCAGGGGCGGCTGAGCGGCGGGCAACTGCTGGCCCACACCTACGTGCGCGAGGAGCGCGAGGCCGCGCGCCATGCCTTCCGCGTCGCCGCCGGGCTCGATTCCATGGTGCTGGGCGAGGCGCAGATCCTCGGCCAGATGAAGCAGGCGGTGCGCGAGGCCGACACCGCCGGCACGCTGGGCACCACGTTGCACCAGTTGTTCCAGCGCAGCTTCTCGGTGGCCAAGGAGGTGCGCAGCTCCACCGAGGTCGGCGCGCATTCCATCAGCATGGCGGCCGCGGCGGTGCGGCTGGCGGGCCAGCTGTTCGAGGACCTGCGCGAGCTGAAGGTGCTGTTCGTCGGTGCCGGCGAGATGATCGAGCTGGTCGCCACCCACTTCGCCGCCCGCGAGCCGAAGGCGATGGCGGTGGCCAACCGCACGCTGGAGCGGGGCGAGAAGCTCGCCACCCGCTTCGGCGCGCAGGCGCTGCGGCTGGCCGACCTCACAGCCCGTCTGCACGAGTTCGACGCCATCGTCTCCTGCACCGCCAGCTCGCTGCCCATCATCGGCCTTGGCGCGGTGGAGCGGGCGCTGAAGGCACGCAAGCACCGGCCGATGTTCATGGTCGACCTGGCGGTGCCGCGCGACATCGAGCCCGAGGTGGGCGAGCTGTCGGACGTCTACCTCTACACCGTCGACGACCTGTCGGCGCTGGTGCAGAGCGCCGGCGAGAAGCGGCAGGCGGCGGTGGCGCAGGCCGAGGCCATCATCGAGACCGGCGTGCAGGGCTTCGCCCACTGGCTGGACCAGCGGGCCACGGTGCCGCTGATCCGCTCGCTCAACACGCAGGCCGAAGCCTGGCGTGCCGCCGAGCTGGCCCGTGCCCGCCGTCTGCTGGCCCGCGGCGAGGACGTGGAGGTGGTGCTCGACGCCCTGGCCCGGGGCCTGACGCAGAAGATGCTGCACGGCGCGCTGGCCGAGCTGCACGGCGCCGACCCGGCGCAGCGCCGTCAGACGGCGCAGACGGTGTCGCGGCTGTTCCTGCGCGGCAGCGCGCAGGCGGCGCTGCCGCCCGTGGACGACACCAGCCCGGCCGATCCCATCGGCCCCTTCGACGGCAGCGAGCGTTAG
- the prfA gene encoding peptide chain release factor 1 encodes MNDSLRQQFDRLGHRLAELDASLNDPQVLADMGRWRKLAREQGEVRAVVERWQRFAQRERDAAEAAALLADPASEADMAAMAREELQEAQAEMQRLEAELQTALLPKDPDDERNAFLEVRAGTGGDESALFAGDLVRMYLRHAERQGWRCEVMSESASELGGYKELVLRVEGDGAYGRLRFESGGHRVQRVPATESQGRIHTSACTVAVMPEPDEASEVTLNPAELRIDTFRASGAGGQHVNKTDSAIRITHLPTGLVAECQDDRSQHRNKAKALAVLAARLRDKERAEREAKEAATRKRLIGSGDRSDRIRTYNFPQGRVTDHRINLTLYQLQAVLDGDLQPLTEALRQARAAEQLAALEEGGA; translated from the coding sequence ATGAACGACAGCCTGCGCCAGCAGTTCGACCGCCTGGGCCATCGACTGGCCGAACTGGACGCCAGCCTGAACGACCCGCAGGTGCTGGCCGACATGGGCCGCTGGCGGAAGCTGGCGCGCGAACAGGGCGAGGTGCGCGCCGTGGTCGAGCGCTGGCAGCGCTTCGCCCAGCGCGAGCGCGACGCCGCCGAGGCCGCTGCGCTGCTGGCCGATCCCGCCAGCGAGGCCGACATGGCCGCGATGGCACGCGAGGAGCTGCAGGAGGCGCAGGCCGAGATGCAGCGGCTGGAGGCCGAGCTGCAGACCGCCCTGCTGCCCAAGGACCCGGACGACGAGCGCAACGCCTTCCTGGAGGTGCGCGCCGGCACCGGCGGCGACGAGTCGGCCCTCTTCGCGGGCGACCTGGTGCGCATGTACCTGCGCCATGCCGAGCGCCAGGGCTGGCGCTGCGAGGTGATGAGCGAGAGCGCGTCGGAGCTCGGCGGCTACAAGGAACTGGTGCTGCGGGTGGAGGGCGACGGGGCCTACGGCCGGCTGCGCTTCGAGTCCGGCGGGCACCGCGTGCAGCGGGTGCCGGCCACCGAGAGCCAGGGCCGCATCCACACCAGCGCCTGCACCGTCGCCGTGATGCCCGAGCCCGACGAGGCCTCCGAGGTGACGCTCAACCCGGCGGAGCTGCGCATCGATACCTTCCGCGCCAGCGGCGCCGGCGGCCAGCACGTCAACAAGACCGACAGCGCCATCCGCATCACCCACCTGCCCACCGGGCTGGTGGCCGAGTGCCAGGACGACCGCAGCCAGCACCGCAACAAGGCCAAGGCGCTGGCGGTGCTCGCCGCCCGACTGCGCGACAAGGAACGTGCGGAGCGCGAGGCGAAGGAGGCCGCCACCCGCAAGCGGCTGATCGGCAGCGGCGACCGCTCGGACCGCATCCGCACCTACAACTTCCCGCAGGGGCGGGTGACCGACCACCGCATCAACCTGACGCTCTACCAGCTGCAGGCGGTGCTGGACGGCGACCTGCAGCCGCTGACCGAGGCGCTGCGCCAGGCCCGGGCGGCCGAGCAGCTGGCCGCGCTGGAGGAGGGCGGCGCATGA
- the prmC gene encoding peptide chain release factor N(5)-glutamine methyltransferase, translating to MTAPDEATTVDQALAWARELGVERQDAQRLLGHRLARPRAWLLAHGDAGLTAEQRHGFEADCEALADDQPLAYRLGEQAFHGLTLAVAPGVLVPRPDTEVLVDWALALLQGELADRPSPAVLDLGTGSGAIALAVAAGHPGARVTATDASAAALAIARGNGRRLGVPVDWREGDWWQAVAGDRFDLVLSNPPYIAEGDPHLPALRHEPRGALVAGADGLADIHRIVGGARDHLRPGGWLLLEHGWDQGPAVRERLRSTGLEAVQGRLDLAGRDRCSGGRRG from the coding sequence ATGACCGCGCCCGACGAGGCGACCACCGTGGACCAGGCGCTGGCTTGGGCCCGTGAGCTCGGCGTCGAGCGGCAGGACGCGCAGCGGCTGCTCGGCCACCGGCTGGCCCGGCCCAGGGCCTGGCTGCTCGCGCACGGTGACGCCGGGTTGACGGCGGAACAGCGGCACGGCTTCGAGGCCGACTGCGAGGCGCTGGCCGACGACCAGCCGCTGGCGTACCGGCTCGGCGAGCAGGCCTTCCACGGCCTGACGCTGGCGGTGGCGCCCGGCGTGCTGGTGCCGCGGCCGGACACCGAGGTGCTGGTCGATTGGGCGCTGGCGCTGCTGCAGGGCGAGCTGGCGGACCGGCCGTCGCCCGCGGTGCTGGACCTGGGCACCGGCAGCGGCGCCATCGCGCTGGCCGTGGCGGCGGGCCACCCCGGCGCCCGGGTCACCGCGACGGACGCCAGCGCCGCCGCGCTGGCCATCGCCCGCGGCAACGGCCGGCGTCTGGGCGTGCCGGTCGACTGGCGCGAGGGCGACTGGTGGCAGGCGGTGGCCGGCGACCGCTTCGACCTGGTGCTGTCCAACCCGCCCTACATCGCCGAAGGTGATCCCCACCTGCCCGCGCTGCGGCACGAGCCGCGCGGCGCGCTCGTCGCCGGCGCCGACGGCCTGGCGGACATTCACCGCATCGTCGGCGGCGCCCGCGACCACCTGCGCCCCGGCGGCTGGCTGTTGCTGGAGCACGGCTGGGACCAGGGGCCCGCGGTGCGCGAGCGCCTGCGCAGCACCGGCCTGGAAGCGGTGCAGGGCCGCCTCGACCTGGCCGGCCGCGACCGCTGCAGCGGCGGCCGGCGCGGCTGA
- the grxD gene encoding Grx4 family monothiol glutaredoxin, translating into MSQDVQQRIDEIVKSHPVVLFMKGTAQFPMCGFSGRAIQVLKACGVKDLATVNVLEDPAVREGIKAYANWPTIPQLYVNGEFVGGSDILMEMYQAGELQQLLGDQAG; encoded by the coding sequence ATGAGCCAAGACGTCCAGCAGCGCATCGACGAGATCGTGAAGAGCCACCCTGTCGTGCTCTTCATGAAGGGCACGGCGCAGTTCCCCATGTGCGGTTTCTCCGGCCGGGCCATCCAGGTGCTCAAGGCCTGCGGCGTGAAGGACCTGGCCACCGTCAACGTGCTGGAGGACCCGGCCGTGCGCGAGGGCATCAAGGCCTACGCCAACTGGCCCACCATCCCGCAGCTCTACGTCAACGGCGAGTTCGTCGGCGGGTCGGACATCCTGATGGAGATGTACCAGGCCGGCGAACTGCAGCAACTGCTGGGTGACCAGGCGGGCTGA
- a CDS encoding UbiX family flavin prenyltransferase, with protein MGAAGRIVVGITGASGAVYGVRLLQRLRALGAFTELVVTPAGLLNVHHELGLDRAALDALADRSHAPGDIGACIASGSHAVDAMVVAPCSMRSLAAIAHGLSDNLLTRAADVTLKERRRLLLMVRETPLNLAHLRNMTAATEMGAIVFPPLPAFYHRPATVDALVDDTVERALALLDVRGAAPQAWEGLRGGR; from the coding sequence GTGGGCGCGGCCGGCCGCATCGTCGTCGGCATCACCGGCGCCTCCGGCGCGGTCTACGGCGTGCGGCTGCTGCAGCGGCTGCGCGCGCTCGGGGCCTTCACGGAACTCGTCGTCACGCCGGCCGGGCTGCTCAACGTGCACCATGAACTCGGCCTCGACCGGGCCGCGCTGGACGCGCTGGCCGACCGGTCGCACGCGCCGGGCGACATTGGCGCCTGCATCGCCAGCGGCAGCCATGCGGTGGACGCGATGGTGGTGGCGCCGTGCTCCATGCGCAGCCTGGCCGCCATCGCCCACGGGCTGTCCGACAACCTGCTGACCCGCGCCGCGGACGTCACGCTGAAGGAGCGCCGGCGTCTGCTGCTGATGGTGCGCGAGACGCCGCTGAACCTGGCACACCTGCGCAACATGACGGCCGCCACCGAGATGGGCGCCATCGTCTTTCCACCGCTGCCGGCCTTCTACCACCGGCCGGCGACGGTGGACGCGCTGGTGGACGACACGGTGGAGCGGGCGCTGGCGCTGCTCGATGTGCGGGGTGCGGCCCCGCAGGCCTGGGAAGGGCTGCGCGGCGGGCGTTGA
- a CDS encoding lytic transglycosylase domain-containing protein has translation MNRRRRSLLTAAALAPLAAAPATAQVLRVGRGQVEEPLADSVRTALSAAVSFSGPPRASFSDVDQRLAYLRWLGAASDRLKPRMPETPLRVEFLETLWYESKRAGLEPALVLGLVQVESGFRKFAISSAGARGYMQVMPFWARLIGDGDPATLFHAQTNLRFGCVILRHYLNVEQGDLYLALGRYNGSRGQPQYPSAVFANQQRWMV, from the coding sequence ATGAACCGTCGCCGCCGGTCCCTGCTGACGGCGGCGGCGCTGGCGCCGCTGGCCGCGGCACCGGCCACCGCCCAGGTGCTGCGCGTCGGCCGCGGCCAGGTCGAGGAGCCGCTGGCCGATTCGGTGCGCACCGCGCTGTCGGCCGCCGTGTCGTTCTCCGGTCCGCCGCGCGCCAGCTTCAGCGATGTCGATCAGCGCCTGGCCTACCTGCGCTGGCTGGGCGCCGCCAGCGACCGGCTGAAGCCCCGCATGCCGGAGACCCCGCTGCGCGTCGAGTTCCTCGAGACCCTGTGGTACGAGAGCAAGCGCGCCGGCCTGGAGCCCGCGCTGGTGCTCGGCCTGGTGCAGGTGGAAAGCGGCTTCCGCAAGTTCGCGATCAGCTCGGCGGGCGCGCGCGGCTACATGCAGGTGATGCCCTTCTGGGCCCGGCTGATCGGCGACGGCGACCCCGCCACCCTGTTCCACGCGCAGACCAACCTGCGTTTCGGCTGCGTCATCCTGCGCCACTACCTCAACGTGGAGCAGGGCGACCTGTACCTGGCACTCGGCCGCTACAACGGCAGCCGCGGCCAGCCGCAGTACCCGAGCGCGGTGTTCGCCAACCAGCAGCGCTGGATGGTCTGA